The sequence CCGGGGCGGGATTACTTCCAGCCCCATTTCAGATTTCCACTACTCCTGTAACCAAAAGCACCACCCTTGCTCCTGCTTCTCACTATCCAAAAACACCATCACCAGCTGTCAAGTCTCATTCCAATTCTCATTCTGTTGACAATGGTCGTTTGAAGACTGCTTCAAAAAGCTCTCCTATAACTTTTAATGTTAAGATTCCTAGAAATGAAACATCTTTTAATGAGGCGATAGGTTTTGTGAATGGGAATTTACCGTTCTCGGAGCTTTGGGCTGGTCCTGCTTATTCGAACTCTCCACCACCGAGTTCTTTGCCGATTCCTAAGTTTTCAATGATACCACCAAAGCGAACCATGTCACTTGATTTACCTGTGTCTGATGATGCTGATTTTGATGTGCAACCAACTGCCAAGTCTGCACCAGCTTCCCCCTCAAGGGATCATAGCCCTTCTACAAGAGATTTGCTTCTTAGTGCTGACTCTGCGACAAAGACTTTGCGTCGCATTCTCAACCTTGATGTGGCAGGCGAGTGAAGTTTAAGGGGCGTTTTGCTCCTGTAAATAGCGAATTAAGTGGTAGATGTATATAGATGAAGAAATTAGCCAGGAGTGTCAGCTGGGTTGAGTTTCTTTAGCTtcttgtggtggtggtggtacaAGAAGCAGTCATGGCTTGGTAGGTCAATAATCTTCAGATGTTACACTGAGAAACTTACAAGTGACCTGGAGTAGTATTTTGGTAGCAAGGCAGGCAGGCCAGATACATGGCTTTATAGCTAAGATGGGGCAAGACTATGTGAAACGGATGGAAGCCGACTCCAATACATTCAGGAAGCAGAGGGGAAGTTATAATGAAGTCGTGGTGAAGGTCATTTTGTCAGGAGCATGTGACTACTTGCAAGTTTCAATTCTATGATCTATCATACCCTTGCGAAGCTCTCTGCATAATCTCCTTGTGGGATTGTTTATTCGCTCTACTTAAGTTCTTGAGAAGAATTTAGGCTTATAACATCAGATGCCATGTATATACTGCATTATGACTTGGTTAGTCTTACAATTCCATAGGTTTCTGTCTTATTGGCGTATCCTGactttcttttcttggtttCAATTCTGGCGCCCTCTTCTAGCTTCACTTTCTGATTGCTAACATTAATTAGCCTAGTAGTTTCCTAGTTTAGTGCTGCCTCAAGTGGCACCCTAGATGATCCGTTCTCCTGTAATAGTTTACTTGCCTCATCACCTCCAATAATCAATGCCAGCTCTTATATATattcaccattttttttctttcttctttaggAAGCACTAACTCCATGCACAACCTTTCATCTTTAGGTAGCTCTAACTCCTTGCACGCCCTGCACGGGTGTTGTTTTTCCTTGGccatcttttct is a genomic window of Populus alba chromosome 5, ASM523922v2, whole genome shotgun sequence containing:
- the LOC118061680 gene encoding uncharacterized protein, which gives rise to METLVIVDQHRSQYYSGVKPHGPAKFGTSPSKHFRDINCRTFQSGAGLLPAPFQISTTPVTKSTTLAPASHYPKTPSPAVKSHSNSHSVDNGRLKTASKSSPITFNVKIPRNETSFNEAIGFVNGNLPFSELWAGPAYSNSPPPSSLPIPKFSMIPPKRTMSLDLPVSDDADFDVQPTAKSAPASPSRDHSPSTRDLLLSADSATKTLRRILNLDVAGE